The following proteins come from a genomic window of Chelmon rostratus isolate fCheRos1 chromosome 23, fCheRos1.pri, whole genome shotgun sequence:
- the LOC121627000 gene encoding GTPase IMAP family member GIMD1-like — protein sequence MAVDRERGRYGNNPFGIPSEERNALALNVLLLGDRQSGRSSVGNALIGGEEFHTGTCISGISMTTECQLLSRNFQRFFRRQGAESDLLLRVVDTPPNMPRPHHVHELCPEGVHILVLVVRVDMPHGNTHLEEDVVTLFGPEWHRHALLVLTHADCLKEAGLHQSVYLTQGSDWLRALVGRVQGGVFFLDNSRDWPSIRGRPLRDELLRLSARNHHRALTVRTEVSL from the exons ATGGCTGTGGACAGGGAACGTGGTCGCTATGGCAACAACCCCTTCGGAATCCCCAGTGAGGAGCGGAATGCGCTGGCCCTGAATGTGCTGTTGCTAGGCGACAGACAGAGTGGGAGGAGCTCTGTCGGGaatgctctgattg GTGGAGAGGAATTCCATACAGGCACCTGCATTTCTGGCATCTCCATGACGACGGAGTGCCAGCTCCTCAGCCGAAATTTCCAGAGATTTTTCAGAAGACAGGGGGCGGAGTCTGACCTCCTGCTGAGAGTGGTTGACACGCCCCCAAACATGCCCCGCCCACATCACGTGCATGAACTCTGCCCTGAGGGTGTGCACATACTTGTGCTCGTTGTGAGGGTTGACATGCCACACGGCAACACACACTTGGAGGAGGATGTTGTG actctATTCGGTCCAGAATGGCATCGTCACGCTTTACTCGTTCTCACGCACGCTGACTGCCTGAAGGAGGCGGGACTTCACCAGTCAGTCTACCTAACACAGGgcagtgattggctgagagcTCTGGTTGGACGGGTGCAAGGAGGAGTCTTCTTCTTGGACAACAGCCGTGACTGGCCGTCAATCAGAGGACGACCACTGAGAGACGAGCTGCTCCGCCTCTCAGCCAGGAACCATCACAGAGCTCTGACAGTCAGGACAGAGGTCTCACTCTGA
- the LOC121626344 gene encoding aminoacyl tRNA synthase complex-interacting multifunctional protein 1-like isoform X3: protein MDNADNLFHPSLAAALIKLDPEDGEQIVEYFKTHALLTREKALLQASVRDQKKLLVENGKLKKDIEQLRAQLQEKQRRRTVRALHSPPTPGPAPMTPANQSPSPAGATAALPANPPPPSSRDQRERQSRRRRGERKAHPTSDSLSLGAEPRVDVSRLDLRVGRILSVRRHPLAEALSVQEVDMGEDTPRKVVSKLGGKIGLEELQGSLAVLLCNVKACKMRGVVSQARLLCCTTTDDVTEPLVPPTGSTPGDRVTFLNYPGDPDRELQSKQRVWELLQPDLQVDCRGVANYKGCRFEVKGKGLCRAPSVTNCIIR, encoded by the exons ATGGACAACGCCGACAACCTGTTTCATCCCAG tttgGCAGCTGCTCTCATAAAGCTCGATCCAGAGGATGGCGAGCAGATCGTGGAGTATTTCAAGACTCACGCCCTGCTGACGAGAGAGAAAGCAT tgctgcaaGCATCAGTCAGAGATcagaagaagctgctggtggAAAACGGCAAACTGAAGAAAGACATCGAGCAACTGAGAGCTCAGctgcaagaaaaacagaggagacgCACcg TCAGGGCTTTGCACTCTCCTCCAACACCTGGCCCCGCCCCAATGACACCTGCCAATCAATCTCCCTCCCCCGCTGGAGCAACAGCCGCTCTCCCAGCAaatcctcctcccccctcctcacgtgaccagagagagagacagagcaggaggaggagaggtgagaggaaag CTCATCCCAcctctgactctctctcacTGGGGGCGGAGCCTCGGGTTGACGTGTCCCGACTGGACCTTCGGGTTGGACGGATTCTCAGTGTCCGCCGCCACCCGCTGGCCGAGGCGCTGTCTGTCCAGGAGGTGGATATGGGGGAGGACACCCCCCGGAAGGTCGTCAGCAAGCTGGGAGGGAAAATAGGTCTTGAGGAG ctccagggCAGCCTAGCTGTGTTGCTATGCAACGTCAAAGCCTGTAAGATGAGGGGCGTGGTCTCTCAGGCTCGCCTCCTCTGTTGCACCaccactgatgatgtcacagagccGCTGGTCCCGCCCACAGGCTCCACCCCTGGCGATAGAGTTACCTTCCTCAACTACCCTG gtgacCCGGACAGAGAACTGCAGTCCAAGCAGAGGGTTTGGGAGCTTCTTCAGCCCGACCTGCAGGTCGACTGCAGGGGCGTAGCCAACTACAAAGGCTGCAGGTTTGAGGTGAAGGGAAAGGGACTGTGCAGGGCCCCGTCCGTCACCAACTGCATCATCAGATAG
- the LOC121626344 gene encoding aminoacyl tRNA synthase complex-interacting multifunctional protein 1-like isoform X2, with amino-acid sequence MNRSARSRCGGPATAWGQKDGPDKASLAAALIKLDPEDGEQIVEYFKTHALLTREKALLQASVRDQKKLLVENGKLKKDIEQLRAQLQEKQRRRTVRALHSPPTPGPAPMTPANQSPSPAGATAALPANPPPPSSRDQRERQSRRRRAHPTSDSLSLGAEPRVDVSRLDLRVGRILSVRRHPLAEALSVQEVDMGEDTPRKVVSKLGGKIGLEELQGSLAVLLCNVKACKMRGVVSQARLLCCTTTDDVTEPLVPPTGSTPGDRVTFLNYPGDPDRELQSKQRVWELLQPDLQVDCRGVANYKGCRFEVKGKGLCRAPSVTNCIIR; translated from the exons ATGAACCGGTCCGCGCGCTCACGTTGTGGGGGCCCAGCTACCGCTTGGGGACAGAAGGACGGTCCAGACAAGGCCAG tttgGCAGCTGCTCTCATAAAGCTCGATCCAGAGGATGGCGAGCAGATCGTGGAGTATTTCAAGACTCACGCCCTGCTGACGAGAGAGAAAGCAT tgctgcaaGCATCAGTCAGAGATcagaagaagctgctggtggAAAACGGCAAACTGAAGAAAGACATCGAGCAACTGAGAGCTCAGctgcaagaaaaacagaggagacgCACcg TCAGGGCTTTGCACTCTCCTCCAACACCTGGCCCCGCCCCAATGACACCTGCCAATCAATCTCCCTCCCCCGCTGGAGCAACAGCCGCTCTCCCAGCAaatcctcctcccccctcctcacgtgaccagagagagagacagagcaggaggaggagag CTCATCCCAcctctgactctctctcacTGGGGGCGGAGCCTCGGGTTGACGTGTCCCGACTGGACCTTCGGGTTGGACGGATTCTCAGTGTCCGCCGCCACCCGCTGGCCGAGGCGCTGTCTGTCCAGGAGGTGGATATGGGGGAGGACACCCCCCGGAAGGTCGTCAGCAAGCTGGGAGGGAAAATAGGTCTTGAGGAG ctccagggCAGCCTAGCTGTGTTGCTATGCAACGTCAAAGCCTGTAAGATGAGGGGCGTGGTCTCTCAGGCTCGCCTCCTCTGTTGCACCaccactgatgatgtcacagagccGCTGGTCCCGCCCACAGGCTCCACCCCTGGCGATAGAGTTACCTTCCTCAACTACCCTG gtgacCCGGACAGAGAACTGCAGTCCAAGCAGAGGGTTTGGGAGCTTCTTCAGCCCGACCTGCAGGTCGACTGCAGGGGCGTAGCCAACTACAAAGGCTGCAGGTTTGAGGTGAAGGGAAAGGGACTGTGCAGGGCCCCGTCCGTCACCAACTGCATCATCAGATAG
- the LOC121626344 gene encoding aminoacyl tRNA synthase complex-interacting multifunctional protein 1-like isoform X1, whose translation MNRSARSRCGGPATAWGQKDGPDKASLAAALIKLDPEDGEQIVEYFKTHALLTREKALLQASVRDQKKLLVENGKLKKDIEQLRAQLQEKQRRRTVRALHSPPTPGPAPMTPANQSPSPAGATAALPANPPPPSSRDQRERQSRRRRGERKAHPTSDSLSLGAEPRVDVSRLDLRVGRILSVRRHPLAEALSVQEVDMGEDTPRKVVSKLGGKIGLEELQGSLAVLLCNVKACKMRGVVSQARLLCCTTTDDVTEPLVPPTGSTPGDRVTFLNYPGDPDRELQSKQRVWELLQPDLQVDCRGVANYKGCRFEVKGKGLCRAPSVTNCIIR comes from the exons ATGAACCGGTCCGCGCGCTCACGTTGTGGGGGCCCAGCTACCGCTTGGGGACAGAAGGACGGTCCAGACAAGGCCAG tttgGCAGCTGCTCTCATAAAGCTCGATCCAGAGGATGGCGAGCAGATCGTGGAGTATTTCAAGACTCACGCCCTGCTGACGAGAGAGAAAGCAT tgctgcaaGCATCAGTCAGAGATcagaagaagctgctggtggAAAACGGCAAACTGAAGAAAGACATCGAGCAACTGAGAGCTCAGctgcaagaaaaacagaggagacgCACcg TCAGGGCTTTGCACTCTCCTCCAACACCTGGCCCCGCCCCAATGACACCTGCCAATCAATCTCCCTCCCCCGCTGGAGCAACAGCCGCTCTCCCAGCAaatcctcctcccccctcctcacgtgaccagagagagagacagagcaggaggaggagaggtgagaggaaag CTCATCCCAcctctgactctctctcacTGGGGGCGGAGCCTCGGGTTGACGTGTCCCGACTGGACCTTCGGGTTGGACGGATTCTCAGTGTCCGCCGCCACCCGCTGGCCGAGGCGCTGTCTGTCCAGGAGGTGGATATGGGGGAGGACACCCCCCGGAAGGTCGTCAGCAAGCTGGGAGGGAAAATAGGTCTTGAGGAG ctccagggCAGCCTAGCTGTGTTGCTATGCAACGTCAAAGCCTGTAAGATGAGGGGCGTGGTCTCTCAGGCTCGCCTCCTCTGTTGCACCaccactgatgatgtcacagagccGCTGGTCCCGCCCACAGGCTCCACCCCTGGCGATAGAGTTACCTTCCTCAACTACCCTG gtgacCCGGACAGAGAACTGCAGTCCAAGCAGAGGGTTTGGGAGCTTCTTCAGCCCGACCTGCAGGTCGACTGCAGGGGCGTAGCCAACTACAAAGGCTGCAGGTTTGAGGTGAAGGGAAAGGGACTGTGCAGGGCCCCGTCCGTCACCAACTGCATCATCAGATAG